In the Helianthus annuus cultivar XRQ/B chromosome 11, HanXRQr2.0-SUNRISE, whole genome shotgun sequence genome, one interval contains:
- the LOC110890164 gene encoding GRAS family protein RAD1, whose product MDPINHFGFSYNSHQHLPIRKFSQAARVEHHQFQSDDPLSWDTPHHHLDDDNVYPYDITASADSIEHQFVDTFFNNDHYHDVDFDLDLDTFLMPDDNTDVPMMIQGSEHDHDQDQMRVNGVNDGLQLVHLLLACAEAVGCRDTRLAESILSKIWCSANPLGDSLQRVSYYFATGLKSRLSLLQTNINPNGTVSRGVTLPPEVTREERIEAFELLHQTTPYIEFGFMAANEAIIQATDPSVRLHIIDLGMDHILQWRSLIRTLASCSSSSSAMCQEVSPKLIRITGVLGDRGDIMELETKTEALVAEANTLGIELEFRLIAGPATSEMLTRENLSLKEGEPLFVNSMLHMHTYVKESRGSLKTILQSIKKLGPTLLTVVEQDANHNGPFFLGRFLESLHYYSAIFDSLEASMGRNSIERMKIERNHFAEEIRNIVAYEGTERVERHERADQWRRQLARAGFQLVTGMKDHHATVMKSLKSGEGYTVGNDQKGYVLLGWKGRPIMLAAAWQPSSPLS is encoded by the coding sequence ATGGACCCAATTAACCATTTTGGGTTCTCCTACAACTCTCATCAACACTTACCAATTCGCAAGTTTTCACAGGCAGCCCGTGTTGAACACCACCAGTTCCAGTCAGATGATCCTTTATCATGGGACACCCCGCATCATCATCTCGATGATGATAATGTGTATCCTTATGATATAACCGCTTCTGCAGATTCCATAGAGCATCAATTTGTGGATACATTCTTTAACAATGATCATTACCATGATGTTGACTTTGACCTTGACCTTGACACTTTCTTGATGCCTGACGACAACACAGATGTTCCTATGATGATCCAAGGGTCAGAACATGATCATGATCAGGATCAAATGAGGGTGAATGGTGTAAATGATGGGCTGCAATTGGTGCATTTGTTACTGGCGTGTGCGGAGGCTGTGGGTTGCAGGGACACCCGATTAGCCGAATCGATTCTTTCCAAAATCTGGTGTTCAGCAAACCCTCTAGGCGATTCGTTACAACGGGTATCGTATTATTTCGCCACAGGTTTGAAATCAAGATTATCTCTTCTGCAAACCAACATCAATCCAAACGGTACCGTTTCCAGAGGAGTAACCCTTCCTCCAGAGGTCACTCGAGAAGAAAGAATCGAAGCTTTTGAATTACTTCACCAAACCACACCATACATTGAGTTCGGATTCATGGCTGCAAATGAGGCCATCATACAAGCGACTGACCCATCGGTCCGTTTGCACATTATTGATCTGGGAATGGATCACATATTGCAGTGGCGGTCCCTGATAAGAACCCTAGCCTCATGTTCAAGTTCAAGTTCAGCCATGTGTCAAGAAGTCTCACCAAAACTCATCCGGATCACTGGTGTTTTAGGAGATCGGGGTGATATAATGGAGTTGGAAACCAAAACGGAGGCGTTGGTGGCGGAAGCGAATACTCTCGGGATTGAACTAGAGTTCCGCCTGATAGCCGGACCGGCCACCTCGGAAATGCTAACAAGGGAAAATTTAAGTTTGAAAGAAGGTGAACCATTGTTTGTGAACAGCATGCTTCACATGCATACATACGTGAAGGAAAGTAGAGGATCACTGAAAACGATACTTCAATCGATCAAGAAGTTAGGGCCCACATTGTTAACGGTGGTGGAACAGGACGCAAACCATAATGGGCCGTTCTTTTTGGGCCGGTTTCTAGAATCATTGCATTATTACTCAGCTATATTTGACTCATTGGAGGCTAGCATGGGGAGAAACAGTATTGAAAGGATGAAGATAGAGAGGAACCACTTTGCTGAGGAGATAAGGAACATAGTGGCGTATGAGGGAACCGAGAGGGTGGAGCGGCATGAGAGGGCGGATCAGTGGCGGCGACAGCTAGCGAGAGCAGGGTTTCAGTTGGTGACCGGAATGAAGGATCACCATGCAACTGTGATGAAGAGTTTAAAGAGTGGTGAGGGGTATACAGTCGGGAATGATCAGAAAGGGTATGTGTTGCTTGGTTGGAAAGGGCGACCGATAATGCTTGCCGCTGCATGGCAACCAAGCTCGCCACTCTCTTGA
- the LOC110890165 gene encoding dual specificity protein kinase splA yields MEHSKSDNHIQFNPIQPENLSSIPSSQSFQNANPRAASVKPGLNFSIGTGEEFSLEFMRDRVNPRMPYVPYPAGDPSHTSGYLELKGTVGIRHTGSGNGSGVSMVNIIERGSNASSEFNSTHGSDSSSKIKILCSFGGKILPRPGDGKLRYVGGSTRIIRIRKNIFWQELRQKILEIYIDTYAIKYQLPGEDLDALVSVSCDEDLQNMIEECNVLGIGEGSQKLRLFLFSLSDFDESNFSHGSSGGDNEFQFLVAVNGMDMGSRRESGMHGLMTSSANNLSDLDNQNVASEHVTNLETSVLHKEGTSENVRSSRDDLASPGVLPGEGKLPPKPKMNEGRPQDLIHAKAAASNENDSDTSGGVVGPDNSGSDLIDLSYLESPSRVYQSERMPRGQSEKSRLTKSDNTHLQSDVDPISESVGSLHTEDLQPQVTHGGLVNYEKSTEAPTVNNGLVPDTGNDQFPSDFLSDAFARAISEDSHGVGPIGALPQDGMGLSMNIANHEPKHWSYFQKLAQNELQNKDVSLIDQDHLAFLSKFQNAQEEASVGYNVSQFPDDVDSRSTFVEGEEKETHGSESTRMQPHYNPSQMENSEDVQLDDLPENLRMPYSEYKTETRNDGLPSIDLSLGDLDISSLQIIRNEDLEELRELGAGTFGTVYHGKWRGTDVAIKRIKKSCFAGGRSSEQERLTVEFWREAVILSKLHHPNVMAFYGVVQDGPDGTLATVTEFMVDGSLRHVLVRKDRHLDHRKRLIIAMDAAFGMEYLHSKNIVHFDLKCDNLLVNMKDSTRPICKVGDFGLSKIKRNTLVSGGVRGTLPWMAPELLNGGSNKVSEKVDVFSFGIVLWEILTREEPYANMHYGAIIGGIVNNTLRPTIPSDCDPDWRRLMEQCWAPDPAVRPSFTEITNQLRVMSAAYQNKPHAHKQS; encoded by the exons ATGGAGCACTCAAAATCTGATAACCATATTCAGTTCAATCCAATACAACCCGAGAATCTCAGCTCTATACCGTCATCTCAAAGCTTCCAAAATGCAAACCCTAGAGCTGCTTCAGTGAAACCCGGGTTGAATTTTTCCATCGGAACCGGTGAAGAATTTTCCCTAGAATTCATGCGGGACCGCGTCAACCCTAGGATGCCATACGTCCCGTATCCTGCAGGCGATCCTAGCCATACATCTGGCTACTTGGAACTAAAGGGCACCGTAGGCATCCGTCATACCGGATCTGGAAACGGGTCGGGTGTATCTATGGTTAATATTATAGAACGAGGTTCAAATGCTTCATCAGAGTTTAACAGTACACATGGATCAGATAGTTCATCAAAGATTAAAATCCTGTGTAGTTTTGGCGGGAAAATATTACCGCGCCCAGGTGATGGAAAGCTTAGATACGTTGGAGGAAGTACACGGATAATTCGCAtaagaaaaaatatattttgGCAAGAATTACGCCAAAAAATATTGGAAATTTATATCGACACTTACGCGATTAAATATCAGCTTCCCGGTGAGGATCTTGATGCTTTAGTTTCGGTTTCTTGCGATGAGGATTTACAGAATATGATAGAGGAATGTAATGTGTTAGGTATAGGAGAAGGATCACAAAAACTTAGATTATTTCTATTTTCATTAAGTGATTTCGATGAAAGTAATTTCAGTCACGGTAGTTCTGGCGGTGATAACGAGTTTCAGTTTTTGGTTGCTGTGAACGGGATGGATATGGGTTCAAGGCGGGAATCGGGTATGCATGGATTGATGACATCATCAGCTAATAATCTAAGTGATCTTGATAACCAAAATGTTGCGAGTGAACACGTCACCAATCTAGAAACTTCTGTTCTACATAAGGAGGGGACATCGGAGAATGTTAGATCTTCGAGAGATGACTTGGCATCACCAGGTGTCCTACCTGGCGAAGGAAAGCTTCCTCCAAAACCGAAAATGAACGAGGGCAGGCCTCAAGACCTGATACATGCAAAAGCTGCTGCATCTAATGAAAATGATTCTGATACATCTGGCGGTGTTGTGGGTCCCGACAACTCGGGGTCTGATCTTATTGATTTGAGTTACCTTGAATCGCCTTCACGGGTTTATCAGTCTGAGAGAATGCCACGTGGACAGTCAGAGAAAAGTAGGTTGACCAAGTCAGACAACACCCATTTACAATCTGATGTTGATCCAATATCGGAATCAGTTGGAAGTTTGCATACTGAAGATTTACAACCTCAAGTTACCCATGGTGGACTGGTCAACTATGAAAAGTCAACCGAGGCACCAACCGTAAACAATGGTTTGGTTCCGGATACCGGAAATGACCAATTTCCTAGTGATTTTCTTTCTGATGCATTTGCAAGAGCAATATCAGAAGATTCACATGGAGTTGGACCAATCGGTGCGCTACCGCAAGATGGTATGGGATTGAGTATGAACATTGCAAATCACGAACCGAAACATTGGTCGTATTTTCAGAAATTAGCACAAAACGAGCTTCAAAATAAGGATGTTTCTCTTATTGACCAAGACCATCTTGCGTTTCTATCTAAATTTCAGAATGCTCAAGAAGAAGCCTCTGTGGGATATAATGTTTCACAGTTTCCTGATGACGTGGATTCCCGTAGCACTTTCGTTGAAGGTGAAGAAAAAGAAACTCATGGTTCAGAATCCACACGTATGCAACCACATTACAATCCATCACAGATGGAAAACAGTGAGGATGTGCAGCTTGATGATCTGCCAGAAAACTTGAGAATGCCGTACTCAGAGTACAAG ACTGAAACAAGGAATGATGGGCTACCGTCTATTGATCTCTCTTTAGGCGATCTTGATATTAGTTCTTTACAG ATTATAAGAAATGAAGATCTTGAAGAATTAAGGGAACTTGGTGCTGGTACCTTTGGTACTGTGTACCATGGAAAATGGAGGGGAACAGATGTTGCGATTAAACGCATTAAAAAAAGCTGCTTTGCTGGTGGCCGCTCATCTGAGCAAGAAAGATTA ACAGTGGAGTTCTGGCGGGAAGCTGTAATTCTCTCAAAGCTTCATCATCCAAACGTAATGGCATTTTATGGTGTAGTACAAGACGGGCCAGATGGAACATTAGCTACTGTCACAGAGTTCATGGTTGATGGCTCACTAAGACATGTCTTAGTTCGTAAAGATAG GCACCTTGATCACCGCAAGAGGCTTATAATTGCAATGGATGCAGCCTTTGGAATGGAGTATTTACACTCCAAGAACATCGTGCATTTTGATTTGAAATGTGACAATCTTCTTGTCAACATGAAGGATTCTACACGCCCTATATGCAAG GTGGGTGATTTTGGGCTGTCGAAAATCAAGAGGAACACTTTGGTTTCGGGTGGAGTTAGGGGAACGCTTCCATGGATGGCTCCGGAGCTGCTGAACGGTGGCAGCAATAAAGTTTCCGAAAAG GTTGATGTTTTCTCATTTGGGATCGTCTTATGGGAGATTCTTACTCGTGAGGAGCCGTATGCTAACATGCACTATGGTGCAATCATAG GGGGCATTGTGAATAACACGCTCCGACCCACGATTCCAAGTGATTGTGACCCTGATTGGAGAAGGCTAATGGAGCAGTGCTGGGCCCCAGATCCTGCGGTCAGGCCATCCTTCACTGAAATAACAAATCAGTTACGGGTAATGTCTGCAGCCTACCAAAATAAACCCCATGCTCACAAGCAGTCTTAG